The Xanthomonas sontii genome contains a region encoding:
- a CDS encoding ISL3 family transposase, which yields MLDRKTLQSLGCWKGYELDRVEWPEADGRTLSLYLRPVGNVMHCEQCGALCRQVHETTVRRVRDLPLFEYRVVLHVPRRRVLCEHCGGPRLERLDWLGRYQRVTQRFADACEKLLRASSVQAVAAFYDLGWHTVKSIDKMRLQARVLEPDWSGIRYLAMDEFALHKGHRYATVVVDPIARQVLWIGPGRSRETARAFFEQMPPGAAERIQAVAIDMTTAYELEIKAHCPQAEVVYDLFHVVAKYGREVIDRVRVDQANQLRHDRPARRVLKSSRWLLLRNRSNLAPEQSLRLKELLAANEPLLCVYLLRDQLKQLWFYRKPAWAIRAWEQWCGHAQESGIAALQLFAKRLQSYWHGILARCRHPLNTSVVEGINNTIKVIKRRAYGYRDEDYFFLKIRAAFPGNPR from the coding sequence ATGCTGGATCGCAAGACACTTCAGTCACTGGGGTGCTGGAAAGGGTATGAGCTAGACCGGGTGGAGTGGCCAGAGGCTGATGGTCGGACGCTGTCGCTGTATCTCAGGCCAGTGGGCAATGTCATGCATTGCGAGCAGTGCGGTGCGCTGTGCCGGCAGGTTCACGAGACGACAGTGCGCCGGGTTCGCGATCTGCCTCTGTTCGAGTACCGGGTGGTTTTGCACGTCCCTCGTCGACGGGTGCTGTGCGAGCACTGCGGGGGGCCTCGGCTGGAGAGGCTGGACTGGCTGGGGCGCTACCAGCGAGTGACGCAGCGATTCGCAGACGCATGCGAGAAGCTCTTGAGAGCCAGCAGCGTGCAGGCAGTGGCCGCCTTCTACGATTTGGGCTGGCATACGGTCAAGTCCATCGACAAGATGCGTTTGCAGGCCCGCGTGCTCGAGCCCGACTGGTCAGGTATCCGCTATCTGGCGATGGACGAATTCGCGCTGCACAAGGGCCACCGCTACGCCACGGTCGTGGTCGATCCGATAGCCCGGCAAGTGCTATGGATCGGCCCAGGCCGCTCACGCGAGACCGCCAGAGCCTTCTTCGAGCAAATGCCTCCGGGGGCGGCCGAACGCATCCAAGCCGTTGCCATCGACATGACGACGGCCTACGAGTTGGAGATCAAGGCGCACTGCCCTCAGGCCGAGGTGGTCTACGACTTGTTCCACGTAGTGGCCAAGTACGGGCGGGAGGTGATTGATCGTGTTCGAGTAGATCAAGCCAACCAGCTTCGCCATGACCGGCCGGCAAGGCGAGTCTTGAAATCCAGCCGCTGGCTGCTCTTGCGCAACCGCAGCAATCTCGCGCCCGAGCAATCGCTTCGACTCAAGGAGCTGTTGGCAGCCAACGAGCCACTGTTGTGCGTGTACCTGCTGCGCGATCAGCTCAAGCAACTCTGGTTCTATCGCAAGCCCGCGTGGGCCATTCGCGCTTGGGAACAGTGGTGCGGGCACGCCCAGGAAAGCGGGATTGCTGCGCTGCAGCTCTTTGCCAAGCGGCTGCAGAGCTATTGGCACGGCATCCTCGCTCGCTGCCGTCATCCGCTGAACACCAGCGTGGTCGAGGGGATCAACAACACCATCAAGGTCATCAAACGCAGAGCCTACGGCTACCGCGACGAGGACTACTTCTTCCTCAAGATCCGCGCCGCATTCCCCGGAAATCCTCGATGA